From the Metamycoplasma hominis ATCC 23114 genome, one window contains:
- the rsmH gene encoding 16S rRNA (cytosine(1402)-N(4))-methyltransferase RsmH, whose translation MEHIPVLLNEVIEQLSIKPDGIYVDLTLGRGGHSQEILKRLTTGKLICFDKDIQAINESREKLIKISQNFILIKSDFRNITCELKKLNIDKVDGILADLGVSSPQLDDPNRGFSYSINSDLDMRMDLDNTLTAKEIINNATEKEIIDILQSNADVKLSNLIAKAIVKNRPISDSFTLNQIIKDSLPAKIVRQKNPSKAVFQAFRIAVNDELNALSEMLSQLPNLLKKDGKIAIITFHSKEDVIVKKFYQNLNYFDPKLKKILIVETHKWHQKVIFPSSKEEEINKRSRSAKLRVITKLMD comes from the coding sequence ATGGAACATATTCCAGTTCTATTAAATGAAGTAATAGAACAATTATCAATAAAGCCAGACGGAATATATGTTGATTTAACATTAGGCCGTGGTGGTCATAGCCAAGAAATTTTAAAAAGACTAACAACTGGAAAATTAATTTGTTTTGATAAAGATATTCAAGCTATAAACGAAAGTAGAGAAAAATTAATAAAAATAAGCCAAAACTTTATTTTAATAAAAAGTGATTTTAGAAACATTACTTGTGAACTAAAAAAACTAAATATCGATAAAGTCGATGGAATATTAGCAGATTTAGGAGTTTCTAGTCCTCAATTAGATGATCCAAATAGAGGATTTTCTTATTCAATCAATTCCGATTTAGATATGAGAATGGATTTAGATAATACTCTAACTGCAAAAGAAATTATTAATAATGCAACTGAAAAAGAAATTATAGATATATTGCAATCTAATGCTGATGTAAAATTAAGTAATTTAATTGCGAAAGCAATTGTAAAAAATCGACCAATATCTGATTCATTTACGTTAAATCAAATAATAAAGGATTCATTGCCAGCTAAAATAGTAAGACAAAAAAATCCTTCTAAAGCAGTTTTTCAAGCTTTTAGAATAGCAGTGAATGATGAGCTAAATGCCTTAAGTGAAATGCTAAGCCAACTTCCTAATTTATTAAAAAAAGACGGAAAAATAGCGATTATAACATTTCATAGTAAAGAAGACGTTATAGTTAAAAAGTTTTATCAAAATTTAAATTATTTTGACCCTAAGCTAAAAAAAATACTAATTGTTGAAACTCATAAGTGACATCAAAAAGTAATTTTTCCAAGTAGTAAAGAAGAAGAAATCAACAAAAGATCAAGAAGCGCAAAATTACGCGTTATTACAAAATTAATGGATTAG
- a CDS encoding division/cell wall cluster transcriptional repressor MraZ, which yields MFGKYYRQIDDKNRVVVPPKLLQELGKEFYITIGIDKNLVLRTVSEFQKMKTKLEEGNTLNKNVRDFIRYIFGNTEVVSPDKNNRIMIPKHLLNKAAIDKEVVFLGTGDTCELFAKEVYDEQESYYENDDNVNDLAQKLFEAGVKF from the coding sequence ATGTTTGGTAAATATTATCGCCAAATTGATGATAAAAATAGAGTTGTTGTTCCACCTAAATTACTACAAGAATTAGGCAAGGAATTCTATATCACAATTGGAATAGATAAAAACTTAGTATTAAGAACGGTTTCTGAGTTTCAAAAAATGAAAACTAAATTGGAAGAAGGAAACACACTTAACAAAAACGTAAGAGATTTTATTCGCTACATTTTTGGAAATACTGAAGTTGTATCTCCTGATAAAAATAACAGAATCATGATTCCCAAACATCTTTTAAATAAAGCCGCTATCGACAAAGAAGTTGTTTTCCTAGGAACTGGTGATACTTGTGAATTATTTGCTAAAGAAGTTTATGATGAACAAGAAAGCTACTATGAAAATGATGATAATGTAAATGACTTGGCTCAAAAATTATTTGAAGCAGGAGTTAAGTTCTAA